Proteins encoded in a region of the Vicia villosa cultivar HV-30 ecotype Madison, WI linkage group LG5, Vvil1.0, whole genome shotgun sequence genome:
- the LOC131603582 gene encoding sialyltransferase-like protein 2 isoform X3, producing MYVYTNYQLTDEETESLLSLHNSFEKCVSANGLGLKAARGSDYCQTTISFPSDTIPKWKDPKTGELEVLSYDFNLCEAVATWEQVRNSTTILTKEFIDSLPNGWEEYAWRRINKGVQLNRCENKTLCMEKLSLVLPETPPYFPRQYGRCAVIGNSGDLLKTKFGKEIDGYDAVLRENGAPTQNYTDYVGRKSTFRLLNRGSAKALDKVVELDEKRKEVLIVKTTIHDIMNKMIKELPITNPVYLMLGASFGSAAKGTGLKALEFALSMCDSVDMYGFTVDPGYKEWTRYFSESRQGHTPLHGRAYYQMMECLGLIKIHSPMRADPNRVIKWVPSSRIIRAARIASEKLLRRVGAGSEDPLRACSIIKKQAKRNLNALSNLRKAALDHLRYVKSTTMYPLEHNPGHGLLCTVPTD from the exons atgtatgtat ATACCAATTATCAACTCACAGATGAAGAAACTGAATCGTTGCTTTCGTTGCATAACTCTTTCGAGAAGTGTGTG AGTGCGAATGGACTTGGTCTAAAAGCAGCCAGGGGTAGTGATTACTGTCAAACCACAATAAGTTTTCCTAGTGATACTATACCAAAATGG AAAGATCCCAAAACTGGTGAACTTGAAGTTCTATCTTATGATTTTAATCTATGTGAAGCTGTGGCCACATGGGAACAG GTGCGAAATAGCACCACTATACTCACCAAGGAATTCATTGATTCTTTACCAAATGGATGGGAGGAGTATGCTTGGCGTAGGATCAATAAAGGAGTACAACT TAACCGCTGCGAGAACAAGACCTTATGCATGGAGAAACTTTCACTAGTGCTCCCTGAAACACCACCATACTTCCCTAGACAGTATGGGCGATGTGCTGTTATTGGTAATTCGGGTGATCTCTTGAAAACAAAATTTGGAAAAGAGATAGATGGCTATGATGCCGTTTTAAGAGAAAATGGCGCTCCAACTCAA AACTATACCGATTATGTGGGTAGGAAAAGCACTTTCCGTCTTCTAAATCGAGGATCTGCCAAAGCACTTGATAAAGTTGTAGAATTAGATG agaaaagaaaagaagtctTGATAGTAAAAACAaccattcatgacatcatgaacAAAATGATCAAG GAACTTCCTATAACAAATCCAGTATATCTCATGCTAGGTGCTTCCTTTGGTTCAGCCGCAAAAGGAACTGGGCTTAAGGCTCTTGAATTTGCCCTCTCCATGTGTGATTCAGTGGATATGTATGGTTTCACCGTGGATCCTGGCTATAAAGAATG GACAAGATATTTCTCTGAATCTCGTCAAGGCCATACACCATTGCATGGTAGAGCTTATTACCAAATGATGGAATGCTTGGGA CTGATCAAAATCCATTCTCCCATGAGAGCTGATCCAAACCGTGTAATAAAATGGGTTCCAAGCTCCCGTATTATAAGGGCTGCTAGGATTGCATCCGAGAAATTACTGAG GAGAGTTGGAGCAGGATCTGAAGATCCATTGCGTGCATGTTCCATAATTAAGaagcaagctaaaagaaatttaaatgcGCTTTCAAACCTCCGAAAGGCGGCACTGGATCATTTAAGGTATGTGAAGAGCACAACCATGTATCCTCTGGAGCATAATCCAGGACATGGGTTGCTTTGCACTGTCCCAACTGATTGA
- the LOC131603582 gene encoding sialyltransferase-like protein 2 isoform X2 encodes MRVLRLGLLLALASGFAAISIYITGLSNPSSVYTNYQLTDEETESLLSLHNSFEKCVSANGLGLKAARGSDYCQTTISFPSDTIPKWKDPKTGELEVLSYDFNLCEAVATWEQVRNSTTILTKEFIDSLPNGWEEYAWRRINKGVQLNRCENKTLCMEKLSLVLPETPPYFPRQYGRCAVIGNSGDLLKTKFGKEIDGYDAVLRENGAPTQNYTDYVGRKSTFRLLNRGSAKALDKVVELDEKRKEVLIVKTTIHDIMNKMIKELPITNPVYLMLGASFGSAAKGTGLKALEFALSMCDSVDMYGFTVDPGYKEWTRYFSESRQGHTPLHGRAYYQMMECLGLIKIHSPMRADPNRVIKWVPSSRIIRAARIASEKLLRRVGAGSEDPLRACSIIKKQAKRNLNALSNLRKAALDHLRYVKSTTMYPLEHNPGHGLLCTVPTD; translated from the exons ATGAGGGTTCTTCGATTGGGCTTATTGCTCGCTCTGGCATCTGGATTTGCAGCCATTTCCATTTACATCACCGGACTCTCCAATCCTTCTtctgtat ATACCAATTATCAACTCACAGATGAAGAAACTGAATCGTTGCTTTCGTTGCATAACTCTTTCGAGAAGTGTGTG AGTGCGAATGGACTTGGTCTAAAAGCAGCCAGGGGTAGTGATTACTGTCAAACCACAATAAGTTTTCCTAGTGATACTATACCAAAATGG AAAGATCCCAAAACTGGTGAACTTGAAGTTCTATCTTATGATTTTAATCTATGTGAAGCTGTGGCCACATGGGAACAG GTGCGAAATAGCACCACTATACTCACCAAGGAATTCATTGATTCTTTACCAAATGGATGGGAGGAGTATGCTTGGCGTAGGATCAATAAAGGAGTACAACT TAACCGCTGCGAGAACAAGACCTTATGCATGGAGAAACTTTCACTAGTGCTCCCTGAAACACCACCATACTTCCCTAGACAGTATGGGCGATGTGCTGTTATTGGTAATTCGGGTGATCTCTTGAAAACAAAATTTGGAAAAGAGATAGATGGCTATGATGCCGTTTTAAGAGAAAATGGCGCTCCAACTCAA AACTATACCGATTATGTGGGTAGGAAAAGCACTTTCCGTCTTCTAAATCGAGGATCTGCCAAAGCACTTGATAAAGTTGTAGAATTAGATG agaaaagaaaagaagtctTGATAGTAAAAACAaccattcatgacatcatgaacAAAATGATCAAG GAACTTCCTATAACAAATCCAGTATATCTCATGCTAGGTGCTTCCTTTGGTTCAGCCGCAAAAGGAACTGGGCTTAAGGCTCTTGAATTTGCCCTCTCCATGTGTGATTCAGTGGATATGTATGGTTTCACCGTGGATCCTGGCTATAAAGAATG GACAAGATATTTCTCTGAATCTCGTCAAGGCCATACACCATTGCATGGTAGAGCTTATTACCAAATGATGGAATGCTTGGGA CTGATCAAAATCCATTCTCCCATGAGAGCTGATCCAAACCGTGTAATAAAATGGGTTCCAAGCTCCCGTATTATAAGGGCTGCTAGGATTGCATCCGAGAAATTACTGAG GAGAGTTGGAGCAGGATCTGAAGATCCATTGCGTGCATGTTCCATAATTAAGaagcaagctaaaagaaatttaaatgcGCTTTCAAACCTCCGAAAGGCGGCACTGGATCATTTAAGGTATGTGAAGAGCACAACCATGTATCCTCTGGAGCATAATCCAGGACATGGGTTGCTTTGCACTGTCCCAACTGATTGA
- the LOC131603582 gene encoding sialyltransferase-like protein 2 isoform X1 produces MRVLRLGLLLALASGFAAISIYITGLSNPSSVYTNYQLTDEETESLLSLHNSFEKCVSANGLGLKAARGSDYCQTTISFPSDTIPKWKDPKTGELEVLSYDFNLCEAVATWEQVRNSTTILTKEFIDSLPNGWEEYAWRRINKGVQLNRCENKTLCMEKLSLVLPETPPYFPRQYGRCAVIGNSGDLLKTKFGKEIDGYDAVLRENGAPTQNYTDYVGRKSTFRLLNRGSAKALDKVVELDEKRKEVLIVKTTIHDIMNKMIKVCFVINGNHLPRSFIYCATYSISICKAIGFCLLQELPITNPVYLMLGASFGSAAKGTGLKALEFALSMCDSVDMYGFTVDPGYKEWTRYFSESRQGHTPLHGRAYYQMMECLGLIKIHSPMRADPNRVIKWVPSSRIIRAARIASEKLLRRVGAGSEDPLRACSIIKKQAKRNLNALSNLRKAALDHLRYVKSTTMYPLEHNPGHGLLCTVPTD; encoded by the exons ATGAGGGTTCTTCGATTGGGCTTATTGCTCGCTCTGGCATCTGGATTTGCAGCCATTTCCATTTACATCACCGGACTCTCCAATCCTTCTtctgtat ATACCAATTATCAACTCACAGATGAAGAAACTGAATCGTTGCTTTCGTTGCATAACTCTTTCGAGAAGTGTGTG AGTGCGAATGGACTTGGTCTAAAAGCAGCCAGGGGTAGTGATTACTGTCAAACCACAATAAGTTTTCCTAGTGATACTATACCAAAATGG AAAGATCCCAAAACTGGTGAACTTGAAGTTCTATCTTATGATTTTAATCTATGTGAAGCTGTGGCCACATGGGAACAG GTGCGAAATAGCACCACTATACTCACCAAGGAATTCATTGATTCTTTACCAAATGGATGGGAGGAGTATGCTTGGCGTAGGATCAATAAAGGAGTACAACT TAACCGCTGCGAGAACAAGACCTTATGCATGGAGAAACTTTCACTAGTGCTCCCTGAAACACCACCATACTTCCCTAGACAGTATGGGCGATGTGCTGTTATTGGTAATTCGGGTGATCTCTTGAAAACAAAATTTGGAAAAGAGATAGATGGCTATGATGCCGTTTTAAGAGAAAATGGCGCTCCAACTCAA AACTATACCGATTATGTGGGTAGGAAAAGCACTTTCCGTCTTCTAAATCGAGGATCTGCCAAAGCACTTGATAAAGTTGTAGAATTAGATG agaaaagaaaagaagtctTGATAGTAAAAACAaccattcatgacatcatgaacAAAATGATCAAGGTATGTTTCGTAATCAATGGAAATCACCTTCCAAGATCCTTTATTTACTGTGCTACATATTCTATATCCATTTGCAAAGCAATCGGCTTTTGTCTTCTGCAGGAACTTCCTATAACAAATCCAGTATATCTCATGCTAGGTGCTTCCTTTGGTTCAGCCGCAAAAGGAACTGGGCTTAAGGCTCTTGAATTTGCCCTCTCCATGTGTGATTCAGTGGATATGTATGGTTTCACCGTGGATCCTGGCTATAAAGAATG GACAAGATATTTCTCTGAATCTCGTCAAGGCCATACACCATTGCATGGTAGAGCTTATTACCAAATGATGGAATGCTTGGGA CTGATCAAAATCCATTCTCCCATGAGAGCTGATCCAAACCGTGTAATAAAATGGGTTCCAAGCTCCCGTATTATAAGGGCTGCTAGGATTGCATCCGAGAAATTACTGAG GAGAGTTGGAGCAGGATCTGAAGATCCATTGCGTGCATGTTCCATAATTAAGaagcaagctaaaagaaatttaaatgcGCTTTCAAACCTCCGAAAGGCGGCACTGGATCATTTAAGGTATGTGAAGAGCACAACCATGTATCCTCTGGAGCATAATCCAGGACATGGGTTGCTTTGCACTGTCCCAACTGATTGA